The following is a genomic window from Syntrophaceae bacterium.
TTCGACAGATGAATGAAAGGAAAGGAGGGTCGCAGGTTTCGTTTCGTCGAGGTGTCAAGCCGCTAACACGAGGCAATCCATTGGAGGTGAGACATGGAAGAAAAGAAACTGCCTGATGTCCTCAAGAAGGAGACGACACGCCGCGACTTCTTGAGAGGCACCGCGACGGCGGCGGGCGGCGCGCTGGCCGTCTCCGCCGTCGGCGGGTTCGCACCGAAGAAGGCCGAGGCCCAGTACTCGGTCCAGACCGCGCCGGGCACCAAGCCCTTCGCACAGAAGTATCTCTACGTGGCGCGGCACAACTGCACGGGCTGCCGGAGCTGCGAGCTGGCCTGCTCGCTGTTCCACACCGGAAACGTCCGCCCCGACCTCGCCCGGATCTGGGTCGACAAGTACAAGGACATCGTCGACGTGCCCGTCATCTGCTGGCAGTGCGACGACGCCCCCTGCATCGCCGCCTGCCCCACGACGCCCAAGGCGATCACCCGCGACGCCAAGTCCAACGGCATCATCCTCAACGAGAAGGTCTGCCTGGGCGCCAAGTGCATGAAATGCGCCGAGGCCTGCCCGGCCCGGTACGTCCGCGGCAACCCCGACACGGGCCAGCCCCTGATCTGCGATCTCTGCGGCGGTGACCCCCAGTGCGTCAAGGCCTGCCACGCCCAGGCGGGCAACCCGCAGGGGCCCTGCATCATGAGCCGCCCCGTGGGCATCGGCATGAACATGTCCTTCCGTTACGTGACGCCGGAGGAGGCAGGCAAGGACCTTGCGACCCTCCTGTTTTACCCGAACGTCGACGGCAAGAGGGTCGTGCCCGTCAAGACCAGGAAGGGGAGGTGATCATCATGGCAGCACCCAGAGGCGGAAATTTCGGAAAGGTGCTCGAGATCGATCTCAGCACTCAGACCTACAGGACGAGAACGATCCCCGATGAGGTCTACCAGCAGTTTGTCGGCGCCCGGGGCCTCGGGGCCTATTTCGCCGTGACGGAATACAAGGCCGGAAAGAACCCCCTGGACGAGGACGCCTTCGTCTTCATCGGGTCCGGCCCCCTTGCCGGGACCATGTGCGTCTCCCCGAGGACCAGTGTCGTCAACAAGAACCCCTACACGGGGCTTCTGAACCACGGCGAGTGCGGCGCCCACCTGGCCAGCGAACTCAAGTGGGCGGGATGGGACGGCCTCCTCATCAGGGGCCGGGCGAAGAAGCCCGTCTGGTTCTCCGTGGTCAACGACAGGGTGGAGTTCCGGGACGCATCGAGGATGTGGGGCAAGACGACCGAAACGACCCACGAGATGATGATCCGGGAGATGAAGGACTCCCGCATCCGCTCGATCCTCATCGGCCCCGCCGGCGAAAACGGCGTCCCCTACTCCTGCCTCATCGTCGAGCGGTTCCGCGCCGCGGCGCGGAGCAACGCGGGCTCCGTCTTCGGCGACAAGAAGCTCAAGGGCTTCGCCGTGCGCGGCACGAAGTACGCCGTGCCCGTCGTGGACAACGCCCGGTTCCTGGCAGCGGCGAACGTCGCCAAGGAGACCAACATCAGCGACCCGGGCGCCGGGCGGCGGAAGGTCTGGGGCACGGCCAGCTCGCTCGAGACCAACAACTTCGTCCTCGGCTCGCTCATCGTGAAGAACTTCCAGACCACCTGGTGGCCCGACATCGTCAAGCTGGGAGCCGAGGAGGCGGAGAGGAAATTCTGGAGGCGCCATGTCTCCTGCACCAACTGCCAGACGCACTGCCTGAAGCTGGGCGTGCTGCGGGAGGGCAAGTACAGGGGCCTCATCGCCGAAGCCCCCGAGTACGAGTCCGGCGGCCTGCTGGGGTCGAACCTGGGCATGAGGGACTTCGACCAGATGACCGCCCTCATCGAGGCCTGCGACGCCTACGGGCTGGACTACATCTCCACGGGCGGCGTGCTGGCCTTCACGACGGAAGCCGTCGAGAAGGGCGCCCTGAAGCCCTCGGACCTCGACGGCCTCAAGCCCGTCTGGGGCGACGGCGAAACCTACATGAAGCTCATCGACAAGATCGCGTACAAGGAAGGCAAGGCCGGCAAGCTTCTCTCCCAGGGCGTGACGAAAATGTCCCGGCAGATCGGCAAGGGCACCGATGCCTACGCCAACGTCGTCAAGGGGCGCGAGCTGGCCGCCCATGACCCGAGGGGCGACAAGAACCGGTACTACAGTTACTGCATCGGCACCAACGGGGCGGACCACGCCGAGGGGGCAAGCAGCAGGGATCTCTGCATGGTGGCCATGAATGACTCCCTTTGCCTGTGCACCTTCACCTCCTCCGGGGTCTGGGGCGCCAGCACGGACAAGATCGTCGTGGATATGCTCAACCCGCTGTGCGGCTGGAACTGGAAGACCGACGACTACTGGACGGCCGCCAAGCGAATCCTGGCGGCCGAGCGCGCCTTCAACGTCCGGGAGGGCATCAGCGCCAAGGACGACCGGCTGCCCAAGCGCATGTACGCGGAGAAGCTGCCCGCAGGGCCGAAGAAGGGCGTCGTCTTCACCGAGGAGGACCAGAAGCAGCGCCAGAGCGATGCCTACAAGTTCCTCGGGTGGGACGAGAAGGGCATCCCCGCGGAAGCGACCCTCAAGGCCCTGAACCTCGAATTCCTCATCGACGACGTCAACGCGGCGAAGAAGAAATTCAACTTATA
Proteins encoded in this region:
- a CDS encoding 4Fe-4S dicluster domain-containing protein, which gives rise to MEEKKLPDVLKKETTRRDFLRGTATAAGGALAVSAVGGFAPKKAEAQYSVQTAPGTKPFAQKYLYVARHNCTGCRSCELACSLFHTGNVRPDLARIWVDKYKDIVDVPVICWQCDDAPCIAACPTTPKAITRDAKSNGIILNEKVCLGAKCMKCAEACPARYVRGNPDTGQPLICDLCGGDPQCVKACHAQAGNPQGPCIMSRPVGIGMNMSFRYVTPEEAGKDLATLLFYPNVDGKRVVPVKTRKGR